TGGCCCTGGTGGCCGGCGGGCATACCTTCGGCAAATGCCACGGCGCGGGCCCGGCCACGCACGTCGGCCCCGAGCCCGAGGCCGCCCCCATTGAACAGCAGGGCCTGGGCTGGAAGAGCAGCTTCGGCAGCGGCAAGGGCGGAGACGCCATCGGCAGCGGCATCGAGGGCGCATGGAAGCCCAACCCGACCAAATGGGACATGGGCTACTTCAAGGTGCTGTTCAAATATGAGTGGGAGCTGGTCAAGAGCCCGGCCGGAGCGAATCAGTGGCTGGCCAAGGACGTGGAGCCCGAGGACATGGTCGTCGATGCCCATGACCCGTCGAAAAAAGTCCGGCCGATGATGACCACGGCGGATCTGTCCCTGCGTTTCGACCCGATCTACGAACCCATCTCCCGGCGTTACCTTGAAAACCCCGCGGAGTTCGAAAAAGCCTTTGCCAAGGCGTGGTTCAAGCTGACGCACAGGGACATGGGCCCACGTTCGCGCTATCTCGGCCCGGATGTTCCGGCCGAGGAGCTGATCTGGCAGGACCCGGTGCCCGAGGTCGATCACAAGCTGATCGATGCGGGAAACATCGCCGCCCTCAAGACCAAGATCCTCGCTTCAGGACTGACCATCCCCCAGCTGGTCACCACGGCCTGGGCTTCCGCGTCCACGTTCCGGGGTTCGGACAAGCGCGGCGGAGCCAACGGGGCGCGCATCCGGCTTGCGCCGCAGAAGGACTGGGCGGTGAACCAGCCGGATCAGCTCAAAAGCGTCCTGCAGGCCCTGGAAAAAATCCGGGAAGACTTCAACAATTCGCAGAGCGGCGGCAAGCAGGTGTCCCTAGCCGACCTCATCGTCCTGGGCGGCTGCGCAGGCGTTGAACAGGCCGCCAAAAACGCCGGACACAAACTGGCCGTACCCTTCAGTCCCGGGCGGACGGACTCCTCGCAGAAACAGACCGACGTGGAAGCCTTCGCCGTCCTGGAACCGGTCGCGGACGGCTTCCGCAACTATCTCAAAGCCAGATTCTCCGTCTCTGCGGAGGAGCTACTACTCGACCGGGCACAGCTTTTGACCCTGACCGCACCCGAGATGACGGTGCTTGTGGGTGGCATGCGCGCCCTGAACGCCAATTTCGGGCAGTCCCCGCACGGCGTCTTCACCAAACGGCCGGAAGCGCTGACCAACGACTTCTTTGTGAACCTCCTGGACATGGCCACGGAGTGGAAGCCGACAGAAGGAGCTGAAGGCGTGTTCGAAGGCCGCGACCGCTCGACGGGCGAGCTGAAATGGACCGGCACCCGCATCGATCTGGTCTTCGGATGGAATTCCCAGCTGCGGGCCATCGCAGAAGTCTACGCGTGCCAGGATTCCCAGGAGAAGTTCCTGCAGGACTTTGTCGCAGCCTGGACCAAGGTCATGAACCTCGACCGCTTCGACCTGGGCTGATCCCTGGAAACGATCCCTGGAAACGATGCATTCAAGGATTCACGGCTGAGGCCGGAAAAACCCCAAGCTTACAACCGGTTCAGCGGACGGCGCAATGCCGCCGCTGAACCGGATCTCGTAAAAATCGCACATCCGGACTGAGGCTCTCAAGGCTCGGGCCGCCGCCGGTACAAACTGCCTGGTCAGTCCGATGACCACAAGACGCGCCACGTTCCGCGGGAATGGCTTATGGTGACTTTTTGCACCACCTGCGCTACAAGACGCCATGCACTCGACAGTTTGGGACTTTTTGAAAAGTCATCCACACCTTATCCTTCAAAAGTCACCTGCCCATGCCTGATTTCTACGAAATAAACGCCCGCGCCTACTTCGAACGCACCAACCGCGTCGACCCGGCTCCCATCCTTACGCCCCTGCTGCGTCACCTGCGCGCCGGCAGCACGATCCTCGACATCGGCTGCGGCTCGGGGAGGGACCTCAAATGGCTCAAAGGCAAGGGCTTCAAGCCATCAGGACTGGAACGATCCCCGTCCCTGGCGATCATGGCCAGCGAGCATTCGGACTGTCCGGTTTCCATCGCGGACCTGTTCGAATATCATCCTCCCATCCATTACGACTGCATCCTCCTCATCGGCACGCTGGTCCACCTCACGAAACCCGAGTTCCCGCAAGCGCTGCGCAGCGTCATGCGCATGCTCAAATCCGGCGGGATCATGTATCTGAGCATGAAAGCCTGGGGCGGGAGCGAAAAGAGCGAGGACGGGCGGGTTTTCCAGCTCTGGTCGGATTCGGAACTGCGGCGGGAATTCGACCGGCAGGAATTGACGATCCTTGAACATTCGCGAAGCCGATCCCTGCTCGGCAACAGGGATGTCTGGCTCGGATATATCCTCAAATCCGGTCAATGAAGATCGATCTTGCCCCCTGTGGCCGAAATAAAATCAAAAAAGAACCTGCGCAAACGGATGTCTGCAATCTTGCCAACGGCGCAGCTCTCTACTTTTGACCAGTAAAAAATTCCCGAGGTTCTCGTGCACGAACTCCTCCTCTATGCCCCCATCGCGCTCCCCGCTCTCACGCTACTCCTGCTGCTGGCCTTCATGCTGCGCACGTCAAAAAACACCCTGCTCCAGAGCGCCCGGCTGGATGCTATCGAAAAGTCTTTAGAACGGACCGAACGGATTCTGCATGACGAGATCAGCCAAAACCGGGATGAAACCGGACGACTGCTGCTTGAGCAACGCCGCGAGGTGATCGTCGCATTCAAGGAACTGGGCGGCAATCTCATGCAGAGAATTTTTGACGCCGGCTGCGCGCAATCAAGACAGTTCGACACGTTGGCACAAAATTTCACCTCGTTCGCCACAGCGAACCTGGCTCAACTCGATAGCCTCGGGAAGCAATCCTCCGCCAACTCCAAAGCGTTACGGGAAGAAATACTGGTCACCTTAAGCGGTATTTCAGAGACCACCACCAAGACCGTGAGCGAATTGGGACAAACGCAAAAATCGCAATTGGATGCCATGGTCGCCGCCATCGCCACCCTCTCCGAAACCAACGCCGCCAAACTGGAAACGGTCCGCAGCACCGTGGAGACAAGGCTGCACATGCTGCAAACAGACAATGCCAGGCAGCTTGAAACCATGCGCCAGACAGTTGATGAAAAACTTCAGGGAACTCTGGAAAAGCGGCTGGGGGAATCCTTCAAGCAGGTCAGCGAGCGCCTTGAACAGGTCCACAAAGGCCTTGGGGAGATGCAGTCCCTGGCTACGGGTGTCGGCGACCTCAAAAAAGTCCTCACCAACGTGAAGACGCGCGGTACCTGGGGCGAGGTACAGCTTGGCGCTCTTCTGGAGCAGGTGCTCAGCGCCGAGCAATATGCGAAGAACGTTGCCACGAAAGGCGGCCAGGAGCGGGTCGAATTCGCGATCAGGCTGCCCGGCCAGGACAATGAAGCGCCCGTCCTGCTGCCCATCGACGCAAAATTTCCCATCGAAGACTACCAGCGCCTGCTCGAAGCTCAGGATCGCGGCGATTTGGAGGCCATAGAAAGTGCGGGAAAACAGATGGAGACACGGGTCAAATCCTGCGCCAAAGAAATCCGCGACAAATATGTAAGCCCCCCAAGCACGACCGATTTCGGAATTCTCTTCCTGCCCATTGAGGGCCTGTTTGCCGAGGTCATCCGGCGTCCGGGACTGGCCGAGAGCATTCAGCGCGACTGCAGGATCGTCATCGCCGGGCCCACGACCTTATGGTCCATTCTGAACAGTCTGCAGATGGGCTTTCGCACCCTGGCCATCCAGAAACGCTCC
This DNA window, taken from Desulfomicrobium sp. ZS1, encodes the following:
- the katG gene encoding catalase/peroxidase HPI, coding for MSDGSKCPVTGRTNPSAGGGKTNRDWWPNQLNLNILHQQSNLSNPMGENFNYAEEFKTLDLNAVKKDLFALMTNSQDWWPADWGHYGPFFIRMAWHSAGTYRTGDGRGGAGSGSQRLAPLNSWPDNVNLDKARRLLWPIKQKYGRKISWADLMILAGNCAIESMGLKPFGFGGGRVDVWEPELDIYWGAEQEWLATSDKPDSRYSGERDLENPLAAVQMGLIYVNPEGPDGNPDPVASGRDVRETFARMAMNDEETVALVAGGHTFGKCHGAGPATHVGPEPEAAPIEQQGLGWKSSFGSGKGGDAIGSGIEGAWKPNPTKWDMGYFKVLFKYEWELVKSPAGANQWLAKDVEPEDMVVDAHDPSKKVRPMMTTADLSLRFDPIYEPISRRYLENPAEFEKAFAKAWFKLTHRDMGPRSRYLGPDVPAEELIWQDPVPEVDHKLIDAGNIAALKTKILASGLTIPQLVTTAWASASTFRGSDKRGGANGARIRLAPQKDWAVNQPDQLKSVLQALEKIREDFNNSQSGGKQVSLADLIVLGGCAGVEQAAKNAGHKLAVPFSPGRTDSSQKQTDVEAFAVLEPVADGFRNYLKARFSVSAEELLLDRAQLLTLTAPEMTVLVGGMRALNANFGQSPHGVFTKRPEALTNDFFVNLLDMATEWKPTEGAEGVFEGRDRSTGELKWTGTRIDLVFGWNSQLRAIAEVYACQDSQEKFLQDFVAAWTKVMNLDRFDLG
- a CDS encoding bifunctional 2-polyprenyl-6-hydroxyphenol methylase/3-demethylubiquinol 3-O-methyltransferase UbiG; this translates as MPDFYEINARAYFERTNRVDPAPILTPLLRHLRAGSTILDIGCGSGRDLKWLKGKGFKPSGLERSPSLAIMASEHSDCPVSIADLFEYHPPIHYDCILLIGTLVHLTKPEFPQALRSVMRMLKSGGIMYLSMKAWGGSEKSEDGRVFQLWSDSELRREFDRQELTILEHSRSRSLLGNRDVWLGYILKSGQ
- a CDS encoding DNA recombination protein RmuC gives rise to the protein MHELLLYAPIALPALTLLLLLAFMLRTSKNTLLQSARLDAIEKSLERTERILHDEISQNRDETGRLLLEQRREVIVAFKELGGNLMQRIFDAGCAQSRQFDTLAQNFTSFATANLAQLDSLGKQSSANSKALREEILVTLSGISETTTKTVSELGQTQKSQLDAMVAAIATLSETNAAKLETVRSTVETRLHMLQTDNARQLETMRQTVDEKLQGTLEKRLGESFKQVSERLEQVHKGLGEMQSLATGVGDLKKVLTNVKTRGTWGEVQLGALLEQVLSAEQYAKNVATKGGQERVEFAIRLPGQDNEAPVLLPIDAKFPIEDYQRLLEAQDRGDLEAIESAGKQMETRVKSCAKEIRDKYVSPPSTTDFGILFLPIEGLFAEVIRRPGLAESIQRDCRIVIAGPTTLWSILNSLQMGFRTLAIQKRSSEVWNLLGAVKTEWGKYGEILDAVQKKIHQASETIEKAKVRTRVIGRKLQSVQEMPIAESSVLLSLPLEEENEDALLAAD